The following proteins are encoded in a genomic region of Cryptomeria japonica chromosome 11, Sugi_1.0, whole genome shotgun sequence:
- the LOC131061257 gene encoding purple acid phosphatase 22: MIMYNFFCLYLFAIAANAADLSLKLPQQVHISLVGSEHMRVSWITEDFDAPSLVEYGTFSGQYTSSATGESTSYSYFLYKSGKIHHTVIGPLAANTVYYYRCGGIGAEYNFKTPPSNFPISFAIVGDLGQTKWTKSTLEHVRKTEHDVFLLPGDLSYADNHQPLWDSFGELVEPHASRRPWMITEGNHEIETIPVIMKHAFKAYNARWRMPYEQSGSSSNLYYSFDVAGVHVLMLGSYIDFVKDSEQYKWLQGDLGRVDRGRTAWVIALLHAPWYNTNTAHQGEGEEMRKAMEELLYAANVDIVLSGHIHAYERFTRVYDNKADACGPIHITIGDGGNREGLASKFMKPKSELSLFREASFGHGQLQIFNTTHAYWSWHRNQDEDLVISDSVWIESLGTSTNCPCMSQQISIDMDHDISHNKQCSAFRYIFNTNNHQT; this comes from the exons ATGATCATGTATAACTTTTTCTGTTTGTATTTATTTGCAATTGCAGCAAATGCAGCAGATCTCTCACTCAAGCTTCCTCAGCAG GTGCATATATCTCTGGTAGGAAGTGAGCACATGAGGGTTTCGTGGATTACAGAGGATTTTGATGCGCCCTCACTGGTGGAGTATGGAACATTTTCAGGGCAGTATACTTCCTCTGCAACTGGTGAAAGCACTTCCTACTCTTACTTTTTATATAAATCTGGCAAAATTCATCATACTGTGATTGGGCCTCTGGCAGCAAATACAGTCTATTATTACCGTTGTGGCGGAATCGGGGCCGAGTATAATTTCAAAACTCCTCCGTCAAACTTCCCCATTTCTTTCGCAATTGTAG GTGATCTGGGACAAACAAAATGGACAAAATCCACCCTGGAGCATGTTAGAAAGACGGAGCATGACGTTTTCCTACTGCCAGGGGACCTTTCCTATGCAGATAATCATCAGCCTCTGTGGGACTCGTTCGGTGAGCTAGTAGAGCCTCACGCGAGCCGCAGGCCATGGATGATTACGGAAGGAAACCATGAGATAGAGACGATTCCAGTAATAATGAAGCATGCATTCAAAGCATACAACGCCAGATGGAGAATGCCATATGAACAGAGCGGCTCAAGTTCGAATCTCTACTACTCCTTTGATGTCGCCGGAGTACACGTCCTAATGCTGGGCTCCTACATAGACTTTGTGAAGGATTCAGAGCAGTATAAATGGCTCCAG GGAGACCTTGGAAGAGTGGATAGAGGGAGAACAGCGTGGGTGATTGCGCTGCTGCATGCGCCATGGTACAATACAAACACTGCTCACCAGGGAGAAGGAGAAGAGATGAGAAAAGCCATGGAAGAACTTCTTTATGCTGCCAACGTGGACATAGTTCTCTCGGGTCATATTCACGCATACGAACGCTTT ACTCGCGTGTATGACAACAAGGCGGATGCGTGTGGGCCCATTCACATAACCATTGGAGATGGCGGCAACCGTGAAGGCCTTGCTTCAAA GTTTATGAAACCAAAATCTGAGTTGTCTTTATTTAGAGAAGCAAGTTTTGGACATGGGCAACTTCAAATATTTAATACGACACATGCATATTGGTCATGGCATCGTAATCAAGATGAGGACCTTGTTATCTCAGACTCTGTTTGGATTGAGAGTTTAGGCACTTCAACAAATTGTCCATGTATGTCTCAACAAATATCAATTGATATGGACCATGATATCTCTCACAATAAACAATGTAGTGCCTTTAGATACATTTTTAACACTAACAACCACCAAACATAG